In Nosocomiicoccus ampullae, one genomic interval encodes:
- a CDS encoding replication initiation protein, whose protein sequence is MKKEITRYKNEVNTIPMRDWTREEMNFFFAILTKLRDEGNRRIFFDKYGLAELANYSIEHNQRYEKTMENLANKIAKLTYKESSSNSFKIMPLFTYFEATWTDDLSDLTLQVSVNEDFEYILNQWHIGQWTSFELKEFTAINSTYSKTLFRLLKQWRMQGVVQYSVDDFRQLLSIPNSYKNSHINERIIKNALDDLKPYFKNLKVKIIKSNKRGNPVLGYEFTFEPERTGAWIEDKYEQTESEGPYLPFKNWLEENDV, encoded by the coding sequence ATGAAGAAAGAAATTACTAGATATAAAAATGAGGTTAACACTATTCCAATGCGGGATTGGACACGTGAAGAAATGAATTTTTTCTTTGCTATATTAACCAAATTAAGAGATGAAGGAAATAGAAGAATATTCTTTGATAAATATGGTTTAGCAGAACTTGCTAATTATTCAATCGAACATAATCAACGCTATGAAAAAACGATGGAAAACTTAGCTAATAAAATAGCTAAATTAACTTACAAGGAATCTAGTTCAAATTCTTTTAAAATAATGCCTCTATTCACTTATTTTGAGGCTACATGGACAGATGATCTTTCAGATTTAACATTACAAGTGAGTGTTAACGAAGACTTTGAATATATCTTAAACCAATGGCATATAGGCCAATGGACCAGCTTTGAATTAAAAGAGTTTACTGCTATCAATTCTACTTACTCAAAAACTTTATTCAGATTGCTAAAACAATGGAGAATGCAAGGAGTGGTTCAATATAGCGTTGATGATTTCAGACAGTTATTAAGCATACCTAACAGTTACAAAAATAGTCATATTAACGAACGTATAATTAAAAATGCTCTAGATGATTTAAAACCTTATTTTAAAAATTTAAAAGTGAAAATAATTAAATCTAATAAGCGTGGTAACCCTGTTCTAGGATATGAATTCACATTTGAGCCAGAAAGAACAGGTGCTTGGATTGAAGATAAATATGAGCAGACAGAAAGTGAAGGACCTTATTTACCATTCAAAAATTGGTTAGAAGAGAATGATGTTTAA